A genomic stretch from Rhodanobacter soli includes:
- a CDS encoding GNAT family N-acetyltransferase, whose amino-acid sequence MSDLVTREIGADEFVRVWPFFQAIVAAGDTYTYPLDMSLEQARTIWTTPPARCFVAERDGQVLGCYRLAPNQMGPGNHVANGSYMVAPQARRQGIASTLCEHSLEQARQAGFTAMQFNAVVASNTTAVRLWQRHGFRIVGQVPGAFRHAQLGPTDLYVMHRAL is encoded by the coding sequence GTGAGCGATCTGGTGACCCGGGAAATCGGCGCGGATGAATTCGTGCGCGTGTGGCCCTTTTTCCAGGCCATCGTTGCTGCCGGCGACACCTACACCTACCCGCTCGACATGAGCCTCGAACAGGCCCGCACCATCTGGACCACGCCGCCGGCACGCTGCTTCGTGGCCGAACGCGACGGCCAGGTACTGGGCTGTTACCGGCTGGCGCCCAACCAGATGGGACCGGGTAACCACGTGGCCAACGGCAGCTACATGGTGGCGCCGCAAGCGCGCCGCCAGGGCATTGCCTCCACGTTATGCGAGCACTCGCTGGAACAGGCGCGACAGGCCGGCTTCACCGCGATGCAGTTCAATGCCGTCGTCGCCAGCAACACCACCGCCGTGCGGCTGTGGCAGCGCCACGGCTTTCGCATCGTCGGCCAGGTGCCCGGTGCGTTCCGTCACGCACAACTCGGGCCGACCGATCTCTACGTGATGCATCGCGCCCTGTGA
- a CDS encoding lytic transglycosylase domain-containing protein, with protein MFGVASHGGSADRPAGGFPLRSILCGVAFVCALLWWPAARAGVLYQCAGASGETVFSSSKVGYHRCKAISSYAAPTSRRRAPPPQASLTRVTGSVATTARNLSADGTESTSLTGVRGTVETSALRIGEAQAEQTSLAAVQGSAETRTKPPVAAAGVPGQWSYRESHTTAAAAAPMADDSADKVLRGAVYRIVRADGSVEYTNLRPAGGKGHAVTMLFTYIATCAACNLHSTIRWGSVSLNLTAYADTIRAASIEYGVDEAFLRAIIHAESAFNPRALSLKGAQGLMQLMPGTASDMGVLDAFNSDQNIRGGARYLGLLLRDFDGNERLAAAAYNAGPGAVQRYKGVPPYAETQVYVERVDTLRRRYGAAIHPPLASRGPG; from the coding sequence ATGTTCGGCGTCGCAAGCCATGGGGGAAGCGCCGATCGGCCTGCCGGGGGCTTCCCATTACGTTCGATCCTTTGCGGGGTCGCGTTCGTCTGCGCGCTGCTGTGGTGGCCGGCGGCGCGAGCCGGTGTCCTGTATCAATGTGCCGGTGCCAGCGGCGAGACGGTATTCAGCAGCAGCAAAGTCGGGTATCACCGCTGCAAGGCGATCAGCAGCTATGCCGCGCCCACGTCACGGCGTCGGGCGCCGCCGCCCCAGGCGTCGTTGACCCGGGTGACCGGTTCGGTCGCGACCACAGCGCGCAACCTCTCGGCGGACGGTACCGAATCGACCTCGCTGACCGGCGTGCGCGGGACGGTCGAAACCAGCGCACTTCGCATCGGCGAAGCCCAGGCGGAACAGACGTCGCTGGCAGCGGTGCAGGGCTCGGCCGAGACCCGCACGAAACCTCCAGTGGCTGCTGCCGGCGTACCAGGGCAATGGAGCTACCGCGAATCGCATACGACCGCGGCAGCGGCTGCGCCGATGGCGGATGACTCGGCGGACAAGGTCCTGCGCGGCGCGGTGTACCGCATCGTGCGCGCGGACGGCAGCGTGGAGTACACCAACCTGCGTCCCGCTGGCGGCAAGGGCCATGCGGTGACCATGCTGTTCACCTATATCGCCACCTGTGCCGCGTGCAACCTGCATTCGACGATACGCTGGGGCAGCGTGTCGCTCAACCTCACCGCGTACGCGGACACGATCCGCGCGGCCAGCATCGAGTACGGCGTCGACGAGGCGTTCCTGCGCGCGATCATCCACGCCGAGAGCGCGTTCAATCCGCGCGCGCTGTCACTCAAGGGTGCGCAAGGGCTGATGCAATTGATGCCGGGTACGGCCAGCGACATGGGCGTGCTGGATGCCTTCAATTCCGATCAGAACATCCGCGGCGGTGCGCGTTATCTGGGCCTGCTGCTGCGCGACTTCGACGGCAACGAGCGGCTGGCCGCCGCAGCCTACAACGCCGGTCCCGGTGCGGTGCAGCGTTACAAGGGCGTGCCGCCGTACGCCGAGACCCAGGTGTATGTGGAGCGCGTGGACACCTTGCGCAGGCGCTACGGTGCAGCGATCCATCCGCCGCTGGCATCGCGCGGGCCGGGTTGA
- a CDS encoding ABC transporter ATP-binding protein, with amino-acid sequence MTTDADGVAIRARGLTRRFGRLVAVDHVDLEVPARRVYGFLGPNGSGKSTTIRMLCGLLTPSEGEIEVLGLRIPAQADELRPHIGYMTQKFSLFEDLSVRENLEFLAAIQGVPKAKTKARIDELIGQYHFGDRQKQLAGTMSGGQKQRLALACAVIHEPELLFLDEPTSAVDPESRRDFWEKLFELADIGTTLLVSTHLMDEAERCHRLAILDRGALVADGTPHELTAQLEGRTFIVETDNPRAAQRVLVDVPGVLGVAQVGNTLRVLTDADGATPDMDKALAAAGQKAGLAAAPPNLEDVFVAATRKGDGGEERAA; translated from the coding sequence ATGACCACCGATGCCGACGGCGTGGCCATCCGCGCGCGTGGCCTGACCCGGCGCTTCGGCAGACTGGTGGCGGTCGATCATGTCGACCTCGAAGTACCGGCCAGGCGCGTCTACGGCTTCCTCGGCCCGAACGGCTCGGGCAAGTCGACCACGATCCGCATGCTGTGCGGCCTGCTGACGCCGAGCGAGGGCGAGATCGAGGTGCTCGGCCTGCGCATCCCGGCGCAGGCCGACGAGCTGCGCCCGCACATCGGCTACATGACGCAGAAGTTCTCCCTGTTTGAGGACCTCAGCGTGCGCGAGAACCTGGAGTTCCTGGCCGCGATCCAGGGCGTGCCGAAGGCGAAGACGAAAGCCCGCATCGACGAACTGATCGGGCAGTACCACTTCGGCGACCGGCAGAAGCAGCTGGCCGGCACCATGAGCGGCGGCCAGAAGCAGCGCCTCGCGCTGGCCTGCGCGGTGATTCACGAACCGGAGCTGCTGTTCCTGGACGAGCCGACCAGCGCGGTCGACCCGGAATCGCGCCGCGATTTCTGGGAGAAGTTGTTCGAGCTGGCCGACATTGGCACCACGCTGCTGGTCTCCACCCACCTGATGGACGAGGCCGAGCGCTGCCATCGGCTGGCGATCCTCGACCGCGGCGCGCTGGTTGCCGACGGCACGCCGCATGAGCTGACCGCGCAACTGGAGGGGCGCACCTTCATCGTCGAAACGGACAACCCGCGCGCGGCCCAGCGCGTGCTGGTCGACGTGCCGGGCGTGCTCGGCGTGGCCCAGGTCGGCAATACCCTGCGCGTGCTGACCGATGCCGACGGCGCGACGCCGGACATGGACAAGGCGTTGGCCGCGGCCGGGCAGAAGGCCGGGCTGGCGGCGGCACCGCCGAACCTCGAAGACGTGTTCGTCGCCGCCACGCGCAAGGGTGACGGTGGCGAGGAGCGCGCCGCATGA
- a CDS encoding HlyD family secretion protein, with protein sequence MNVARTIRRLPLAILLAVAGLAACSKQPPQALGTLEYDRITLPAPAAERIVAIQVREGEQVAAGQPLLQLDPAHTRSELAAAQAQVRQQHEVLAELETGPRVEDIDRARANLASAQAQAREARAYYDRLAPLKGKGYVAAADLDRARAAAGNAAGQVAAAQAALDELLHGTRPEQIAQAQAAVAAAEAQASAQQVLLGKLNILAPRAGRVDSLPYKLGDQAPVGAPVAILLAGDAPYARIYVPEPQRAGVRVGDAIQVFVAGREQPYAGKVRMIRSEPDFTPYYALIGDDAARLSYLAEVALGADAAELPAGLPVRVEFRGPAK encoded by the coding sequence ATGAACGTCGCACGCACGATTCGTCGCTTGCCGCTGGCCATCCTGCTCGCGGTCGCCGGCCTTGCCGCCTGCAGCAAACAACCGCCGCAGGCGCTGGGCACGCTCGAATATGACCGCATCACCCTGCCGGCACCGGCCGCCGAACGCATCGTGGCGATCCAGGTGCGCGAGGGCGAACAGGTCGCGGCCGGGCAGCCGCTGCTGCAGCTAGATCCCGCGCATACCCGGTCCGAACTCGCCGCGGCCCAGGCGCAGGTGCGGCAGCAGCATGAAGTGCTGGCCGAACTCGAGACCGGCCCGCGCGTGGAGGACATCGACAGGGCGCGGGCGAACCTGGCGTCCGCGCAGGCGCAGGCGCGCGAGGCGCGTGCCTATTACGACCGGCTGGCTCCGCTGAAGGGCAAGGGTTATGTGGCTGCGGCCGATCTCGATCGGGCCCGGGCTGCGGCCGGCAACGCCGCGGGCCAGGTGGCGGCGGCGCAGGCCGCGCTCGACGAGCTGTTGCACGGCACCCGTCCCGAGCAGATCGCCCAGGCGCAGGCCGCCGTCGCGGCGGCGGAGGCGCAGGCCAGCGCGCAGCAGGTGCTGCTGGGCAAGTTGAACATCCTGGCGCCGCGCGCCGGGCGCGTCGACAGCCTTCCGTACAAGCTGGGCGACCAGGCACCGGTCGGCGCGCCGGTGGCGATCCTGCTGGCCGGCGATGCGCCGTACGCGCGCATCTACGTGCCCGAGCCGCAGCGCGCCGGGGTACGTGTGGGCGATGCGATCCAGGTGTTCGTGGCCGGCCGCGAGCAGCCGTATGCCGGCAAGGTGCGGATGATCCGCAGCGAGCCCGACTTCACCCCGTACTACGCGCTGATCGGTGACGACGCGGCGCGGCTGAGCTATCTCGCCGAGGTCGCGCTGGGCGCGGACGCGGCCGAGCTTCCGGCCGGCCTGCCGGTGCGCGTCGAATTCCGTGGGCCCGCGAAATGA
- the miaB gene encoding tRNA (N6-isopentenyl adenosine(37)-C2)-methylthiotransferase MiaB, whose amino-acid sequence MSGKLFIKTHGCQMNEYDSAKMADVLKASHGLELTQDESEADVILINTCSIREKAQEKVFSQLGRWKQHKKDGKPVLIGVGGCVASQEGAAIVKRAPYVDLVFGPQTLHRLPQLIEAQRASGLPQVDISFPEIEKFDCLPEPRAEGPTAFVSIMEGCSKYCSYCVVPYTRGEEISRPFDDVLVEVAKLAAQGVREVNLLGQNVNAYRGPTHDGGIADLAVLIHAIAQIDGIGRIRFTTSHPLEFSDSLIEAYANVPQLANYLHLPVQAGSDRILGAMKRGYTALEFKQKIRKLRAVRPDICVSSDFIVGFPGETEADFEKTMKLIDDVGFDQSFSFIFSARPGTPAAKLADDTPMEVKHERLARLQAAINANAKKINEAMVGSVQRVLVEKPSTRNPDELSGRTENMRYVNFAGNPRLIGQFVDVEITEAMSNSLRGRVKPVDEPEALAS is encoded by the coding sequence ATGAGCGGCAAGCTTTTCATCAAGACCCACGGCTGCCAGATGAACGAGTACGACTCGGCCAAGATGGCCGACGTGCTGAAGGCCTCGCATGGCCTGGAGCTGACCCAGGACGAGTCCGAGGCGGACGTGATCCTGATCAACACCTGTTCGATCCGCGAAAAGGCGCAGGAAAAGGTCTTCAGCCAGCTCGGCCGCTGGAAGCAGCACAAGAAGGACGGCAAGCCGGTACTGATCGGCGTCGGCGGCTGCGTGGCCTCGCAGGAAGGCGCGGCGATCGTCAAGCGCGCGCCCTACGTCGACCTGGTGTTCGGGCCGCAGACCCTGCATCGCCTGCCCCAGCTGATCGAGGCGCAGCGTGCCAGCGGCTTGCCGCAGGTCGACATCAGCTTCCCGGAGATCGAGAAGTTCGACTGCCTGCCCGAGCCGCGCGCCGAGGGCCCGACCGCCTTCGTCTCGATCATGGAAGGCTGCTCGAAGTACTGCAGCTATTGCGTGGTGCCGTACACCCGCGGCGAGGAGATCAGCCGTCCCTTCGACGACGTGCTGGTGGAAGTGGCCAAGCTTGCGGCGCAGGGCGTGCGCGAAGTCAACCTGCTCGGCCAGAACGTCAACGCCTACCGCGGCCCGACCCACGATGGCGGCATCGCCGATCTTGCCGTGCTGATCCACGCGATCGCGCAGATCGACGGCATCGGCCGCATCCGCTTCACCACCTCGCACCCGCTGGAGTTCTCCGACTCGCTGATCGAGGCCTACGCCAACGTGCCGCAGCTGGCGAACTACCTGCACCTGCCGGTGCAGGCCGGCTCCGACCGCATCCTCGGCGCGATGAAGCGCGGCTACACCGCGCTGGAATTCAAGCAGAAGATCCGCAAGCTGCGTGCGGTGCGGCCGGACATCTGCGTCTCGTCCGACTTCATCGTGGGCTTCCCTGGCGAGACCGAAGCGGATTTCGAGAAGACCATGAAGCTGATCGACGACGTCGGCTTCGACCAGAGCTTCTCCTTCATCTTCTCCGCCCGCCCCGGCACGCCGGCGGCCAAGCTCGCCGACGATACCCCGATGGAGGTGAAGCACGAACGGCTGGCGCGCCTGCAGGCCGCGATCAACGCCAACGCGAAGAAGATCAACGAGGCGATGGTCGGCTCCGTGCAGCGCGTGCTGGTGGAAAAGCCAAGCACGCGCAATCCGGACGAACTCAGCGGCCGCACCGAGAACATGCGCTACGTGAACTTCGCCGGCAACCCGCGCCTGATCGGCCAGTTCGTCGACGTGGAGATCACCGAGGCGATGAGCAATTCGCTGCGCGGACGGGTGAAACCGGTCGACGAACCGGAGGCGCTCGCTTCGTGA
- a CDS encoding ABC transporter permease: protein MNWRRLWAIVVKELRQMRRDRVTLAMIVGIPVIQLVLFGYAINTNLRGLDTGVVDQANTAGSRALVMDMLATGVVAPVARADTPQELMAMIRQGRISIGIVVPPDFERRRIDGRELAQVLVDGSDTAVQGAAAQLAQVPIDSARPDMRAPLTSTPPGGRISVVSFYNPQRRSAVNIVPGLIGVILTMTMVLFTAIAIVRERERGNMELLIATPLTSSELMVGKVLPYVAIGLVQTSVVLALGMWLFDVPIRGSVLDVYLASGLLILANLTLGLLISTRAQSQFQAMQMMIFVFLPSILLSGFMFPFAGMPKLVQWIAEVLPLTHFLRLIRGVMLRGAGLWEMWIDVLALAVFTLVMMALAILRFRKRLD from the coding sequence ATGAACTGGCGCCGGCTGTGGGCGATCGTGGTCAAGGAGCTGCGCCAGATGCGCCGCGACCGCGTCACGCTGGCGATGATCGTGGGCATTCCGGTGATCCAGCTGGTCCTGTTCGGCTACGCGATCAACACCAACCTGCGCGGGCTCGATACCGGCGTCGTCGACCAGGCCAACACCGCCGGTTCGCGGGCGCTGGTGATGGACATGCTGGCCACCGGCGTGGTGGCGCCGGTAGCCAGGGCGGACACACCGCAGGAACTGATGGCGATGATCCGCCAAGGCCGCATCAGCATCGGCATCGTGGTGCCGCCGGATTTCGAGCGTCGCCGCATCGACGGCCGCGAACTGGCGCAGGTGCTGGTCGACGGCAGCGACACCGCGGTGCAGGGCGCCGCCGCGCAGCTTGCGCAGGTGCCGATCGACAGCGCCCGGCCGGACATGCGCGCGCCGCTGACCAGCACGCCGCCGGGCGGACGGATCAGCGTGGTCAGTTTCTACAACCCGCAGCGGCGCTCGGCGGTCAACATCGTGCCCGGCCTGATCGGGGTGATCCTGACCATGACGATGGTGCTGTTCACCGCCATCGCGATCGTGCGCGAACGCGAGCGCGGCAACATGGAATTGCTGATCGCCACGCCGCTGACCAGTTCCGAACTGATGGTCGGCAAGGTGCTGCCGTACGTCGCGATCGGCCTGGTGCAGACCAGCGTGGTGCTGGCGCTGGGCATGTGGCTGTTCGACGTGCCGATCCGTGGCAGCGTGCTCGACGTGTATCTCGCGTCCGGCCTGCTGATCCTGGCCAACCTCACGCTGGGCCTGCTGATTTCCACGCGTGCGCAGTCGCAGTTCCAGGCGATGCAGATGATGATCTTCGTGTTCCTGCCGTCGATCCTGCTGTCCGGCTTCATGTTCCCGTTCGCCGGCATGCCGAAGCTGGTGCAGTGGATCGCCGAGGTGTTGCCGCTGACCCACTTCCTGCGCCTGATCCGCGGCGTGATGCTGCGCGGCGCGGGCCTGTGGGAGATGTGGATCGACGTGCTCGCGCTGGCGGTGTTCACGCTGGTGATGATGGCGCTGGCGATACTGCGCTTTCGCAAGCGGCTGGATTGA